GTTTTGCCCATTTTTACATAAGAATTTATGGCAGGTTCTGTCAAGGGTGTTTTTCCCTTGACGGGTTCTGACGGAAATTCTAAAATCACTAGGGCAAAATAAATTAAATTACATCTTGACATTTAATAGCTGGTCTAATAATATCTTTTATTTATATTTTAGCCGCCACCTACTGGTGGAAAAACAGCTATAATATCACCATCATTTAATACTCTATCTGCAGGACCGTATTTTCCATTTTGTAAAAGAATGCTAACTTCTTCTTCAGGAATATTTACAATTTCTAATAAATCCCTAATTATTGCTCCCTCTTTCAATTGAATTGTTTGTTTCTTTTCTCTTCCTTTTCTAAAGTTAGCAAATAGTCTAACCTCTACTTTTATCAAAACCTCACCTGCCCTTTCACACAACAATATTAGGCTTCCCAGGAAGCCTAATATTGTTAAAATTAATACTATACCTATATATTATACATTTTCTTTATATTCTTCAAGTCCTAATTTT
This sequence is a window from Tissierellales bacterium. Protein-coding genes within it:
- a CDS encoding MoaD/ThiS family protein — translated: MLCERAGEVLIKVEVRLFANFRKGREKKQTIQLKEGAIIRDLLEIVNIPEEEVSILLQNGKYGPADRVLNDGDIIAVFPPVGGG